From a single Canis aureus isolate CA01 chromosome 5, VMU_Caureus_v.1.0, whole genome shotgun sequence genomic region:
- the SEPHS1 gene encoding selenide, water dikinase 1 isoform X2: MSTRESFNPESYELDKSFRLTRFTELKGTGCKVPQDVLQKLLESLQENHFQEDEQFLGAVMPRLGIGMDTCVIPLRHGGLSLVQTTDYIYPIVDDPYMMGRIACANVLSDLYAMGVTECDNMLMLLGISNKMTDRERDKVMPLIIQGFKDAAEEAGTSVTGGQTVLNPWIVLGGVATTVCQPNEFIMPDNAVPGDVLVLTKPLGTQVAVAVHQWLDIPEKWNKIKLVVTQEDVELAYQEAMMNMARLNRTAAGLMHTFNAHAATDITGFGILGHAQNLAKQQRNEVSFVIHNLPVLAKMAAVSKACGNMFGLMHGTCPETSGTRTLGPGLRSKVARLT, encoded by the exons ATGTCTACGCGGGAGTCCTTTAACCCGGAAAGTTATGAATTGGACAAGAGCTTCCGGCTAACCAGATTCACTGAACTGAAGGGCACCGGCTGCAAAGTGCCCCAAGATGTCCTGCAGAAATTGCTGGAATCCTTACAAGAGAATCACTTCCAAGAAGATGAGCAGTTTCTGGGAGCAGTTATGCCAAGGCTTG GCATTGGAATGGATACTTGCGTCATTCCTTTGAGGCATGGCGGTCTTTCTTTGGTTCAAACCACGGATTACATTTACCCCATCGTTGATGACCCTTACATGATG GGCAGGATAGCATGTGCCAACGTCCTCAGTGACCTCTACGCCATGGGGGTCACGGAATGTGACAATATGCTGATGCTCCTTGGGATCAGTAATAAAATGACTGACAGG GAGAGGGATAAAGTGATGCCCCTAATTATACAGGGTTTTAAAGATGCAGCAGAGGAGGCGGGAACGTCTGTGACTGGTGGCCAAACGGTGTTAAACCCCTGGATTGTTCTAGGAGGAGTGGCTACTACTGTCTGCCAGCCCAATGAATTCATCAT GCCAGATAATGCAGTCCCGGGGGATGTGCTGGTGCTGACGAAGCCCCTGGGGACGCAGGTGGCTGTGGCTGTGCACCAGTGGCTGGACATT CCTGAAAAATGGAATAAGATCAAGCTAGTGGTCACCCAAGAAGATGTAGAGTTGGCGTACCAGGAGGCGATGATGAACATGGCCAGGCTCAACAGAACAG CTGCAGGACTCATGCACACGTTCAATGCCCACGCTGCCACCGACATCACGGGCTTTGGGATTTTGGGGCACGCACAGAACCTAGCCAAGCAGCAGAGGAACGAGGTGTCCTTCGTGATTCACAACCTCCCTGTCCTGGCCAAGATGGCTGCTGTGAGCAAGGCCTGTGGAAACATGTTTGGCCTCATGCATGGGACCTGCCCAGAGACATCAGGTACGAGGACCCTGGGCCCAGGTCTGAGGAGTAAAGTAGCCAGGCTAACCTGA
- the SEPHS1 gene encoding selenide, water dikinase 1 isoform X1 produces MSTRESFNPESYELDKSFRLTRFTELKGTGCKVPQDVLQKLLESLQENHFQEDEQFLGAVMPRLGIGMDTCVIPLRHGGLSLVQTTDYIYPIVDDPYMMGRIACANVLSDLYAMGVTECDNMLMLLGISNKMTDRERDKVMPLIIQGFKDAAEEAGTSVTGGQTVLNPWIVLGGVATTVCQPNEFIMPDNAVPGDVLVLTKPLGTQVAVAVHQWLDIPEKWNKIKLVVTQEDVELAYQEAMMNMARLNRTAAGLMHTFNAHAATDITGFGILGHAQNLAKQQRNEVSFVIHNLPVLAKMAAVSKACGNMFGLMHGTCPETSGGLLICLPREQAARFCAEIKSPKYGEGHQAWIIGIVEKGNRTARIIDKPRIIEVAPQVATQNVNPTPGATS; encoded by the exons ATGTCTACGCGGGAGTCCTTTAACCCGGAAAGTTATGAATTGGACAAGAGCTTCCGGCTAACCAGATTCACTGAACTGAAGGGCACCGGCTGCAAAGTGCCCCAAGATGTCCTGCAGAAATTGCTGGAATCCTTACAAGAGAATCACTTCCAAGAAGATGAGCAGTTTCTGGGAGCAGTTATGCCAAGGCTTG GCATTGGAATGGATACTTGCGTCATTCCTTTGAGGCATGGCGGTCTTTCTTTGGTTCAAACCACGGATTACATTTACCCCATCGTTGATGACCCTTACATGATG GGCAGGATAGCATGTGCCAACGTCCTCAGTGACCTCTACGCCATGGGGGTCACGGAATGTGACAATATGCTGATGCTCCTTGGGATCAGTAATAAAATGACTGACAGG GAGAGGGATAAAGTGATGCCCCTAATTATACAGGGTTTTAAAGATGCAGCAGAGGAGGCGGGAACGTCTGTGACTGGTGGCCAAACGGTGTTAAACCCCTGGATTGTTCTAGGAGGAGTGGCTACTACTGTCTGCCAGCCCAATGAATTCATCAT GCCAGATAATGCAGTCCCGGGGGATGTGCTGGTGCTGACGAAGCCCCTGGGGACGCAGGTGGCTGTGGCTGTGCACCAGTGGCTGGACATT CCTGAAAAATGGAATAAGATCAAGCTAGTGGTCACCCAAGAAGATGTAGAGTTGGCGTACCAGGAGGCGATGATGAACATGGCCAGGCTCAACAGAACAG CTGCAGGACTCATGCACACGTTCAATGCCCACGCTGCCACCGACATCACGGGCTTTGGGATTTTGGGGCACGCACAGAACCTAGCCAAGCAGCAGAGGAACGAGGTGTCCTTCGTGATTCACAACCTCCCTGTCCTGGCCAAGATGGCTGCTGTGAGCAAGGCCTGTGGAAACATGTTTGGCCTCATGCATGGGACCTGCCCAGAGACATCAG GAGGCCTCCTCATCTGTTTACCACGAGAGCAAGCCGCCCGGTTCTGTGCAGAGATCAAGTCTCCCAAATATGGGGAGGGCCATCAGGCATGGATTATTGGGATCGTGGAGAAAGGCAACCGCACCGCCAGAATCATAGACAAGCCCCGGATCATCGAAGTTGCACCGCAGGTGGCCACTCAGAACGTGAACCCCACCCCGGGTGCCACCTCTTAA